In Streptomyces chartreusis, the following proteins share a genomic window:
- a CDS encoding Gfo/Idh/MocA family protein, whose product MTFSLGIVGAGQFSGQFATLFQAHPGVSDVYVTDLLPERAEQLADAQGLAGTFPSYEAMLESKAVDAVAIFTQRWTHGPLVLQGLNAGKHVYSAVPMAITTQEIAAIIDAVRATGLTYMMGETSQYNPATVHARNQIAEGAFGRLFYAEGDYVHDMDLGFYEAYQYSGGENWKATASYPPLLYPTHAVGGVLGAWQTHAVSVSAIGVVDDRGDGVFDKEVSQFGNDVSNATALFEVAGGGSFRTNEFRRVGYPSHIRESRFRFFGTEASMEQLATVALWQDKKGVKDISELLEPKPTLSPDDPSLQHIAPELRAAFTSGSAPVHDRARLPRQFDNLHNGHEGSHHFLVDDFVTSVNSRTLPSVNAWVAARYTLPGIVAHESARQGGARLEIPDFGDAPEA is encoded by the coding sequence ATGACGTTCTCCCTCGGCATCGTCGGCGCCGGCCAGTTCTCCGGCCAGTTCGCCACGCTGTTCCAGGCCCACCCCGGTGTCAGCGACGTGTACGTCACCGATCTGCTGCCCGAGCGGGCCGAGCAGCTCGCCGACGCACAGGGACTGGCCGGCACCTTCCCCTCGTACGAGGCGATGCTGGAGTCGAAGGCCGTCGACGCGGTCGCCATCTTCACCCAGCGCTGGACCCACGGCCCGCTGGTGCTCCAGGGCCTGAACGCCGGCAAGCACGTCTACTCCGCGGTCCCCATGGCGATCACCACGCAGGAGATAGCCGCGATCATCGACGCGGTCCGGGCGACCGGCCTGACGTACATGATGGGCGAGACCAGCCAGTACAACCCGGCGACCGTGCACGCCCGCAACCAGATCGCCGAGGGCGCCTTCGGGCGGCTCTTCTACGCCGAGGGCGACTACGTCCACGACATGGACCTGGGGTTCTACGAGGCCTACCAGTACAGCGGCGGCGAGAACTGGAAGGCGACCGCCTCGTATCCCCCGCTGCTGTACCCGACGCACGCGGTGGGCGGGGTGCTGGGCGCCTGGCAGACGCACGCCGTGAGCGTGTCGGCGATCGGCGTCGTGGACGACCGGGGCGACGGGGTCTTCGACAAGGAGGTCAGCCAGTTCGGCAACGACGTGTCGAACGCGACCGCGCTGTTCGAGGTCGCGGGCGGCGGCTCGTTCCGTACGAACGAGTTCCGGCGCGTGGGATACCCGTCCCACATCAGGGAGTCCCGGTTCCGGTTCTTCGGCACCGAGGCGAGCATGGAGCAGCTCGCCACGGTCGCCCTGTGGCAGGACAAGAAGGGCGTCAAGGACATCAGCGAGCTGCTGGAGCCCAAGCCCACCCTGTCGCCGGACGACCCGTCGCTCCAGCACATCGCGCCGGAGCTGCGAGCCGCCTTCACCTCCGGGTCGGCGCCGGTGCACGACCGCGCCCGGCTGCCCAGGCAGTTCGACAACCTGCACAACGGTCACGAGGGCAGCCACCACTTCCTGGTGGACGACTTCGTGACATCGGTCAACTCCCGCACCCTGCCGTCCGTGAACGCCTGGGTGGCGGCCCGCTACACCCTGCCGGGCATCGTCGCGCACGAGTCCGCGCGGCAGGGCGGGGCCAGGCTGGAGATCCCGGACTTCGGGGACGCGCCCGAGGCGTGA
- a CDS encoding L,D-transpeptidase family protein, producing the protein MGDIRRRRAVALGITGGLVAPLTLTLAAAPAQAAPSCTTQAGPYQKQVEKFLGRPVDGKQSSADCKAIQAFQTKHGISPNAGYAGPVTWGVMNLMNKQKAVGNNPNKDGKCPVNKGRIACVNLTLQLSWIQDGSRLVYGPVPVRTGRNGYETRTGLKKIYWRNIDHVSSIYNVPMPYAQFFDGGQAFHSVGVSMWNPPGSHGCVNMTKTVAKKYWSLLKNGDDVYVYGRKPGT; encoded by the coding sequence ATGGGGGACATACGCAGACGGCGCGCCGTCGCACTCGGCATCACCGGCGGACTGGTCGCACCGCTCACGCTCACGCTCGCCGCCGCTCCGGCGCAGGCGGCGCCGAGCTGCACGACCCAGGCCGGCCCGTATCAGAAGCAGGTGGAGAAGTTCCTGGGCCGTCCGGTCGACGGCAAGCAGTCCAGCGCCGACTGCAAGGCCATCCAGGCCTTCCAGACTAAGCACGGCATCAGCCCGAACGCCGGCTACGCAGGTCCGGTGACCTGGGGCGTGATGAACCTGATGAACAAGCAGAAGGCCGTCGGCAACAACCCCAACAAGGACGGCAAGTGCCCGGTCAACAAGGGCCGCATCGCCTGTGTGAACCTCACGCTCCAGCTGAGCTGGATCCAGGACGGCAGCCGGCTCGTGTACGGCCCGGTCCCGGTCCGCACCGGCCGTAACGGCTACGAGACCCGCACCGGCCTGAAGAAGATCTACTGGCGCAACATCGACCACGTGTCGAGCATCTACAACGTGCCGATGCCCTATGCGCAGTTCTTCGACGGCGGCCAGGCCTTCCACTCCGTCGGCGTCAGCATGTGGAACCCGCCGGGCTCCCACGGCTGCGTGAACATGACGAAGACGGTCGCCAAGAAGTACTGGTCGCTGCTGAAGAACGGCGACGACGTCTACGTGTACGGCCGCAAGCCGGGCACCTGA
- a CDS encoding SDR family NAD(P)-dependent oxidoreductase yields the protein MTDTKRFADHAVLITGAARGIGAATARRLAEEGARVLLTDRDGPEAERTAEELRGRGLVAEALACDVGDRVSVEAAVARAVAAFGSLDVLVNSAASCTPDTELFEDGPDDAWALDLDITLTGTYRCCRAALPHLAASGRGAVVNIGSVNGLQDFGNHAYSAAKAGLLSLTRTLAGHAAARGVRVNLVTPGTVRTSAWEGRDEELDAIRGLYPLGRVGEPEDIAAAVAFLASRDAAWITGTTLTVDGGLTAVNTGFLAAVRRADDA from the coding sequence ATGACGGACACGAAGCGCTTCGCAGACCACGCAGTCCTGATCACCGGCGCCGCCCGCGGTATCGGCGCCGCGACCGCGCGCCGCTTGGCAGAGGAGGGCGCCCGTGTCCTGCTGACCGACCGGGACGGACCCGAGGCCGAGCGGACGGCGGAGGAGCTGCGCGGACGCGGGCTCGTGGCCGAGGCGCTGGCGTGCGACGTCGGTGACCGGGTGTCCGTCGAGGCGGCCGTCGCCCGAGCCGTCGCCGCCTTCGGCTCGCTGGACGTCCTCGTCAACAGCGCGGCCTCCTGCACACCCGACACCGAGCTCTTCGAGGACGGCCCGGACGACGCCTGGGCCCTCGACCTCGACATCACCCTCACCGGCACCTACCGCTGCTGCCGCGCCGCGCTGCCGCACCTGGCCGCCTCCGGCCGCGGTGCCGTCGTGAACATCGGCTCCGTCAACGGGCTCCAGGATTTCGGCAACCACGCCTACAGCGCGGCCAAGGCCGGCCTCCTCTCCCTCACCCGTACCCTCGCCGGCCACGCCGCCGCCCGGGGCGTCCGGGTCAACCTCGTGACGCCGGGAACGGTGCGCACCTCGGCGTGGGAGGGGCGGGACGAGGAGCTCGACGCGATCCGCGGTCTGTACCCGCTGGGCCGGGTCGGGGAGCCCGAGGACATCGCCGCGGCCGTCGCCTTCCTGGCGTCCCGTGACGCGGCCTGGATCACCGGTACCACGCTCACCGTCGACGGCGGCCTGACCGCGGTGAACACCGGATTCCTGGCAGCGGTCAGGCGCGCGGACGACGCCTGA
- a CDS encoding SDR family oxidoreductase, protein MSQPLKDKVALVAGATRGAGRGIAVELGAAGATVYVTGRSTRARRSEYDRPETIEDTADLVTEAGGRGIAVPTDHLDPVQVRTLVDRIADEQGRLDVLVNDVWGGEKLFAWDSPVWEHDLDKGLRLLRLAVETHAITSHHALPLLLRNPGGLVVEMTDGTADYNSANYRNSFFYDLAKTSVLRMAFSLGHELGPRGATAVALTPGWLRSEMMLDAFEVREDNWRDAVARVPHFAISETPRYIGRAVAALAADPDLARWNGESLSSGQLAQVYGFTDLDGSRPDAWRYLVEVQDAGKPADTTGYR, encoded by the coding sequence ATGTCACAGCCGCTCAAGGACAAGGTCGCACTGGTCGCCGGGGCGACCCGGGGAGCCGGACGCGGCATCGCCGTCGAACTCGGAGCGGCCGGCGCCACGGTCTATGTGACGGGACGCAGCACCCGCGCCCGGCGCTCGGAGTACGACCGCCCGGAGACCATCGAGGACACCGCCGACCTGGTCACCGAGGCCGGCGGCCGGGGCATCGCCGTACCCACCGACCACCTCGACCCGGTGCAGGTCCGCACCCTCGTGGACCGGATCGCCGACGAACAGGGCCGCCTCGACGTCCTGGTCAACGACGTCTGGGGCGGCGAGAAGCTCTTCGCCTGGGACAGCCCCGTCTGGGAGCACGACCTGGACAAGGGCCTCAGGCTGCTCCGCCTCGCCGTCGAGACACACGCCATCACCAGCCACCACGCCCTGCCCCTGCTCCTCCGCAATCCGGGCGGACTGGTCGTCGAGATGACCGACGGCACGGCGGACTACAACAGCGCCAACTACCGCAACTCCTTCTTCTACGACCTCGCCAAGACGTCCGTACTGCGCATGGCCTTCTCCCTCGGCCACGAGCTCGGCCCGCGCGGCGCCACCGCCGTCGCGCTGACCCCGGGCTGGCTGCGCTCGGAGATGATGCTCGACGCCTTCGAGGTGCGCGAGGACAACTGGCGCGACGCCGTCGCACGCGTCCCGCACTTCGCCATCTCCGAGACCCCGCGCTACATCGGCCGGGCCGTCGCCGCCCTCGCCGCCGACCCCGACCTGGCCCGCTGGAACGGCGAGTCCCTCTCCAGCGGGCAGCTGGCACAGGTCTACGGCTTCACGGACCTCGACGGCAGCCGCCCCGACGCCTGGCGGTACCTCGTGGAGGTACAGGACGCGGGGAAGCCGGCGGACACGACGGGTTACCGCTGA